The following coding sequences lie in one Alloacidobacterium dinghuense genomic window:
- a CDS encoding 1-deoxy-D-xylulose-5-phosphate reductoisomerase, which translates to MKQIAILGSTGSIGQSTLSIIESFPDRFAVASLAAGRNIDLAFEQCARWRPRAVSVATEELAATLSDRLKGAGVSGVEVVYGTEGTVRVATLPEVNFVVSAIVGVAGLEATYAAVEAGKAIGLANKEAMVAAGEILTAAARAKNVPLLPIDSEHNAVHQCMRAGTKNEVRRIWLTASGGPFRTFPLNAFEDITVEQALKHPTWVMGRRITVDSATMLNKGLEIIEACRLFNLPPSAVRVTVHPQSTVHSLVEYIDGSILAQISVTDMRLPILYAMSYPERVESDLTFDMAALGQLNFEPPDVTRFPCLRLAYEAAEKGGAHCIALNSADEIAVDAFLERRIPFPGIARTIEGVLQAIPENHPGTISEVLACDRLAREMAREVLIRAGHEVTAPRS; encoded by the coding sequence TTGAAACAGATCGCTATCCTCGGTTCGACCGGCTCGATTGGACAGAGCACGTTAAGCATCATTGAGAGCTTTCCTGATCGCTTTGCTGTCGCGTCTCTCGCTGCCGGACGAAATATCGACCTGGCTTTTGAACAGTGCGCGCGCTGGCGCCCTCGTGCCGTCTCGGTAGCAACGGAAGAACTGGCCGCGACCCTCTCGGACAGACTGAAGGGTGCCGGTGTTAGCGGTGTCGAGGTTGTCTACGGAACCGAAGGTACGGTACGGGTCGCTACTCTGCCAGAAGTGAATTTCGTTGTTTCAGCCATTGTAGGGGTTGCTGGGCTGGAGGCCACCTATGCGGCAGTAGAAGCAGGGAAGGCAATTGGGCTCGCGAATAAGGAGGCGATGGTTGCTGCGGGAGAGATTCTGACGGCTGCGGCGCGAGCGAAAAATGTTCCCTTGCTGCCGATCGATTCCGAGCACAATGCGGTGCATCAGTGCATGCGGGCCGGAACGAAGAATGAGGTACGGCGCATCTGGCTGACTGCTTCCGGGGGGCCGTTTCGCACATTCCCGCTCAATGCATTCGAGGACATCACTGTTGAGCAGGCGCTCAAGCACCCAACATGGGTGATGGGAAGGCGCATTACAGTTGATTCGGCGACCATGCTGAACAAGGGCTTGGAAATCATCGAAGCATGTCGTCTCTTTAACTTGCCACCGTCCGCGGTCAGAGTCACGGTGCATCCGCAATCGACCGTGCACTCATTGGTCGAATACATCGATGGCAGCATCCTGGCGCAAATCTCTGTAACCGACATGCGGTTGCCGATTCTTTACGCCATGAGTTATCCGGAGCGAGTCGAGTCGGACTTGACCTTTGACATGGCGGCGCTCGGCCAACTGAACTTTGAGCCGCCAGATGTTACCCGTTTTCCTTGTCTTCGCTTGGCCTATGAGGCGGCGGAAAAAGGCGGCGCTCATTGCATTGCACTTAACTCGGCAGACGAAATCGCCGTCGACGCCTTTCTAGAAAGACGCATCCCATTTCCGGGGATCGCGCGTACAATAGAAGGAGTACTGCAGGCAATCCCCGAGAACCATCCAGGGACCATCAGCGAAGTACTGGCTTGCGACAGGCTGGCGCGTGAAATGGCTCGGGAGGTTCTAATTAGGGCCGGACATGAAGTTACTGCCCCACGGTCTTAA
- a CDS encoding acyltransferase family protein yields the protein MSSVATLPAERSIEGQQATASLRSRIPELDGIRAIAIALVISCHYQAFAGSFHGLPEFGWVGVEIFFVLSGYLITTNLLALRGTSGAYKKFYLRRVRRIFPPYFLTVAACALFFFAFRRLDVRTILLHAAFLPSFVHTGEILRQAAISLRHFNFPSLFQSAPLETVTPGVEPHSMTNALCAMWSLSVEEWFYILWAPIVLLFGRAGIIFATIPAFLIGFVLRWLNHAQGRFWYTEFFCRFDLLAMGALLALWLYFRKDSSQLDAKRGDRILWGLGLASFLALVFLVNSIRPVMGREIRDSALFAAFGTVLIGITVASGIAFLVLSGSEPRLLSRVLGSRVAVWVGRRSYMIYLAHIPWYWVVCAILGSASYSGWTAAITALVLTLVTAALSWKYVEAPLLSR from the coding sequence GTGAGCAGTGTTGCGACACTTCCGGCAGAGCGGTCGATTGAGGGGCAGCAAGCCACAGCGAGCCTCCGGTCGCGCATTCCTGAGTTGGATGGAATCCGCGCGATTGCGATTGCGCTCGTGATCAGCTGCCACTATCAAGCGTTTGCGGGCAGCTTTCATGGTCTGCCGGAATTCGGATGGGTGGGTGTCGAGATATTTTTCGTTCTGTCAGGCTATCTGATTACGACCAACCTGCTTGCGCTGCGAGGGACCTCAGGGGCTTACAAGAAGTTCTATCTTCGTCGCGTACGACGTATCTTTCCGCCCTATTTCCTGACGGTTGCCGCGTGCGCCTTGTTCTTTTTTGCCTTCAGGCGCCTGGATGTGCGCACGATTCTGCTGCACGCAGCTTTTCTGCCGTCTTTCGTGCACACCGGGGAAATATTGCGTCAGGCTGCCATCAGCCTGCGCCATTTCAACTTTCCATCTTTGTTTCAGTCCGCGCCGCTTGAGACGGTGACTCCGGGAGTAGAGCCGCACAGTATGACGAATGCCTTGTGCGCGATGTGGTCGCTTTCGGTCGAAGAGTGGTTTTACATTCTGTGGGCGCCGATCGTGCTTCTCTTCGGACGGGCCGGCATTATTTTCGCGACCATTCCTGCCTTTCTCATCGGGTTCGTTCTCCGCTGGCTGAATCATGCCCAGGGACGCTTCTGGTACACGGAATTCTTCTGCCGCTTTGATCTGCTGGCGATGGGCGCGCTGCTGGCTCTCTGGCTCTACTTCAGAAAAGACTCGTCGCAGCTTGATGCGAAACGGGGCGATCGGATTCTGTGGGGTCTGGGACTGGCTTCTTTTCTCGCTCTGGTTTTTCTAGTCAATAGCATTCGCCCGGTTATGGGGCGGGAAATTCGCGATTCGGCTCTCTTCGCAGCATTCGGAACGGTGCTGATCGGGATCACAGTGGCCAGCGGGATCGCCTTCCTGGTGCTGTCCGGAAGCGAGCCTCGATTGCTGTCGCGTGTTCTAGGCTCGAGGGTTGCGGTGTGGGTGGGCAGGAGAAGCTACATGATCTATCTGGCGCACATTCCCTGGTATTGGGTCGTCTGCGCGATTCTCGGAAGCGCAAGCTACTCCGGCTGGACGGCCGCGATCACGGCGCTTGTTTTGACGCTGGTGACAGCGGCGCTTTCCTGGAAATATGTGGAAGCGCCGCTGCTGAGCCGCTAA
- a CDS encoding TIM-barrel domain-containing protein has protein sequence MAHLFSYRFTSCIVALIAIAVCGSTVAQTASTAVESRVALTTVSGSSPLQDGLQVQAGSAQIRITALRDGILRVRVTPGASLPEDASWAVLPRHRGNSVQVQATQDSSSVGFRTSVLDVRVERNPLRLVVRDLAGNVICADAVGRPTEFSRGGFTVSKDMPSGEHFFGLGDKTGTFDRREQAYTLWNTDVGPQEAVDPLYKSIPFFLSITGGRSYGLFLDNTWRTWFDFGKQARDAYSFGAEGGPLDYYIIYGPTPKQVLEGYIYLTGTPPLPPLWSLGFQQSRYSYSPESQVREIANRLRADKIPSDVLYMDIDYQDRNRPFTVDPAKFPGFPDFVADLHKQKFHLVLITDLHIAHVAGQGYMPYDTGHAGDHFVKKADGSEFVGIVWPGDAVFPDFTRAQTRDWWGGLYAQFVKDGVDGFWNDMNEPSVFDGPGKTMPLDNIHRIDEPGFAKRTATHAEIHNIVGMENERATYEGLLKLRPNERPFVLTRATYAGGQRYGFTWTGDNSSTWNHLRLATQMLLNLGLSGISFVGDDIGGFNGSPPADLLTRWIEMGAFNPMYRDHTTLGSLPQEVWVHGPEQEAIRRRYIETRYRMLPYIYTLAEEASRTGLPLVRPIFLEFPEVMVSGFDGLDTEFLLGPDLLVAPASFGEMMDDYAVSYPPGDWFDFWTGQRMPQQPVGPNIVQIANSISSGANTKFPEPAKIHPLLDTLPVYVRGGSILPLQPVIQSTDDTPQGSLELRVYPGKNCNGSLYLDDGHTFDYQHGAYLRQAFTCSAQGNAVSVDLGKREGSYAPWWKTIEVVIYDWPSAGAAASLSNSASALNTTYDASQHALHIVIPDTPGEERLQVGGRTP, from the coding sequence ATGGCTCATCTCTTTTCGTATCGATTTACTTCTTGCATCGTTGCTTTGATCGCGATTGCGGTGTGCGGTTCGACCGTGGCGCAAACGGCTTCGACGGCAGTCGAATCGCGGGTTGCTCTTACGACTGTCTCCGGATCGAGCCCGCTGCAGGATGGTTTGCAGGTGCAGGCGGGTTCTGCGCAGATTCGCATCACCGCGCTGCGAGACGGCATACTGCGCGTTCGCGTTACACCTGGCGCAAGTCTTCCCGAGGATGCTTCGTGGGCTGTATTGCCAAGGCATCGCGGCAACTCGGTGCAGGTGCAGGCAACGCAGGACTCTTCCTCCGTTGGGTTTCGCACCTCGGTGTTGGATGTTCGGGTGGAGCGCAATCCTTTGCGGCTGGTGGTGCGCGATCTTGCCGGGAATGTGATTTGCGCTGATGCTGTCGGTCGCCCTACCGAATTCAGCCGCGGTGGATTTACTGTCTCGAAGGACATGCCGTCAGGCGAGCACTTCTTCGGGCTGGGCGATAAGACCGGGACGTTTGACCGCCGCGAGCAGGCCTACACGCTCTGGAATACGGATGTCGGACCACAGGAAGCAGTTGATCCGCTCTACAAGAGCATTCCATTCTTTCTGAGCATCACTGGCGGGCGCAGCTACGGGCTATTTCTCGATAACACATGGCGAACCTGGTTTGACTTTGGCAAGCAGGCGCGTGATGCATATTCGTTTGGCGCCGAGGGTGGGCCGCTGGATTACTACATCATTTACGGTCCGACCCCCAAGCAGGTACTCGAGGGATACATCTATCTCACGGGTACGCCACCGCTGCCTCCGTTGTGGTCGCTGGGGTTTCAGCAATCACGCTACAGCTACTCGCCGGAGTCGCAGGTGCGCGAGATTGCCAATCGGCTGCGCGCCGATAAGATTCCGTCGGATGTACTCTACATGGACATTGACTATCAGGACAGGAATCGCCCGTTCACAGTGGATCCGGCGAAGTTTCCCGGCTTTCCGGATTTCGTCGCTGACCTGCACAAGCAGAAGTTTCACCTCGTGCTGATTACCGATCTGCACATTGCTCACGTGGCTGGTCAGGGATATATGCCGTATGACACGGGGCATGCGGGCGATCATTTTGTGAAAAAGGCTGATGGCAGTGAGTTTGTCGGTATTGTGTGGCCGGGCGATGCGGTTTTTCCCGACTTTACGCGGGCACAGACACGTGACTGGTGGGGCGGACTATATGCGCAGTTTGTGAAGGACGGCGTAGACGGTTTCTGGAACGATATGAACGAGCCGTCGGTCTTCGACGGACCAGGAAAAACGATGCCGTTGGACAACATCCATCGCATCGATGAGCCGGGATTTGCGAAGCGCACGGCGACGCATGCCGAGATCCATAACATTGTGGGCATGGAGAATGAGCGTGCCACCTATGAGGGGCTGCTGAAGCTGCGTCCCAATGAACGGCCGTTTGTGCTTACCCGTGCAACCTATGCGGGTGGTCAACGCTATGGATTTACCTGGACGGGGGACAACTCGTCGACGTGGAATCATCTGCGGCTGGCAACCCAGATGTTGTTGAACCTTGGGCTCAGCGGGATTTCGTTTGTTGGCGATGATATTGGCGGGTTCAACGGTTCGCCTCCGGCGGATCTGCTTACGCGCTGGATTGAGATGGGAGCATTCAATCCGATGTACCGCGATCACACGACGCTCGGATCATTGCCGCAGGAAGTGTGGGTGCACGGACCGGAACAGGAGGCGATTCGCCGGCGCTATATCGAAACGCGTTACCGCATGCTGCCGTACATTTACACGTTGGCCGAAGAGGCTTCCCGCACGGGGCTGCCGCTGGTGCGACCGATCTTCCTGGAGTTTCCAGAGGTGATGGTTTCGGGCTTTGATGGCCTCGACACGGAATTCCTTCTCGGGCCCGATCTGCTGGTTGCGCCTGCATCTTTTGGGGAGATGATGGACGATTATGCAGTGTCGTATCCGCCGGGAGACTGGTTCGACTTCTGGACTGGGCAGAGAATGCCGCAGCAACCGGTGGGGCCGAACATTGTGCAAATTGCGAACTCAATCTCAAGCGGCGCCAACACAAAATTTCCAGAGCCAGCCAAGATTCATCCTCTGCTCGATACATTGCCGGTCTATGTGCGGGGAGGCAGCATATTGCCGCTGCAGCCGGTTATCCAGAGTACGGATGACACTCCGCAAGGGTCTCTCGAGTTGCGGGTGTATCCGGGCAAGAATTGCAACGGGTCGCTTTATCTCGACGATGGTCACACGTTCGACTATCAGCACGGCGCCTATCTGCGGCAAGCATTCACATGTAGCGCACAGGGCAACGCGGTGTCAGTCGATCTGGGCAAGCGCGAAGGAAGCTATGCGCCGTGGTGGAAGACGATTGAGGTTGTGATTTACGACTGGCCGTCTGCAGGGGCCGCGGCGAGCCTTTCGAATTCTGCCAGCGCTCTGAATACAACCTATGACGCCTCGCAGCATGCATTGCATATCGTGATTCCAGACACTCCGGGCGAGGAGCGGCTTCAGGTTGGCGGAAGGACGCCCTGA
- a CDS encoding isoprenyl transferase translates to MSRIQELPPEELAIYRRLDPERLPKHVAIIMDGNGRWAGKRRLKRFLGHQQGAEAVHFVVETASRIDLPWLTLYAFSLENNLRRPKTEVSFLMRLLSAYLTSNVQRMNDNNVRIHYVGRTHELPNEVQERMQWAAEATQQNTGTTLTLALNYGARSELVDAFKRLYAEIEQKHIRLDDITEQDIQRHLYTAHMPDPDLLIRTSGEMRISNYLLWQIAYTEIFVTNRLWPDFRGLHMLEAIEDFQRRERRYGGLSDGSESDDVTSLPANQLVNS, encoded by the coding sequence TTGAGCCGGATTCAAGAACTACCGCCGGAAGAGCTGGCAATCTACCGCCGACTCGATCCGGAGCGCCTGCCAAAACATGTCGCCATCATCATGGACGGTAATGGACGCTGGGCTGGAAAGCGCCGTCTGAAGCGGTTCCTCGGGCACCAGCAGGGCGCGGAAGCGGTACATTTCGTGGTGGAGACAGCATCGCGCATCGATCTACCCTGGCTGACCCTTTACGCCTTTTCACTGGAAAACAATTTGCGACGGCCTAAGACGGAAGTCAGCTTCCTGATGCGGCTGTTGAGTGCGTACCTGACCAGCAACGTGCAGCGGATGAACGACAACAACGTGCGCATTCACTACGTCGGACGTACGCATGAGTTGCCGAATGAAGTGCAGGAGCGTATGCAGTGGGCGGCGGAGGCTACCCAACAAAATACGGGGACCACACTGACGCTGGCGCTCAATTATGGAGCTCGCTCAGAACTGGTGGATGCTTTCAAGCGGTTGTACGCAGAGATTGAGCAAAAGCATATTCGTCTGGATGACATTACGGAACAGGATATTCAGCGGCATTTGTATACGGCACACATGCCCGATCCTGATCTGCTCATTCGCACTTCGGGGGAAATGCGGATATCAAATTACCTGTTGTGGCAGATTGCCTATACGGAGATCTTCGTTACGAATCGGCTGTGGCCTGATTTTCGTGGTCTGCACATGCTCGAAGCGATCGAAGACTTCCAGCGTCGGGAGCGCCGCTACGGTGGACTTTCTGACGGCAGCGAATCCGATGATGTGACTTCCTTGCCGGCGAATCAGCTGGTCAATAGCTAG
- a CDS encoding helix-turn-helix domain-containing protein: MATTLATVEAREVLRCEHCSLVQFRTSNSLCRRCHKPLEIEEPEPLVPQLVTESNPATSGGSGLDVARAVRDIRRSRKLSQRQLAGRMQVPRTYISKIENGKAVPTLSSLQRLATALEIDICDLLRDARSRQHEEATAILADPFLKEIAPYVSRMDAYQRSIFLNQVRDMAMGRRRLA, encoded by the coding sequence ATGGCAACAACCCTAGCTACCGTTGAGGCACGCGAGGTTCTACGTTGCGAACATTGCAGTCTGGTGCAATTCCGCACATCGAACTCACTCTGCAGGCGCTGCCACAAACCTCTAGAAATTGAAGAGCCCGAACCACTCGTTCCGCAGCTGGTCACGGAGTCGAATCCGGCCACTTCCGGAGGATCTGGTCTTGATGTCGCTCGGGCGGTGCGCGATATCCGTCGCTCACGCAAGCTGAGCCAACGGCAACTCGCAGGACGCATGCAGGTGCCACGCACTTATATTTCGAAGATTGAGAATGGCAAGGCCGTGCCGACGCTTTCTTCGCTCCAACGCCTCGCTACAGCGCTTGAGATCGATATCTGCGATCTGCTTCGCGATGCGCGCAGCCGTCAGCATGAAGAGGCAACGGCAATTCTGGCCGATCCATTTTTGAAGGAAATTGCGCCGTATGTGAGCCGGATGGATGCGTATCAGAGGTCAATTTTCCTGAACCAGGTGCGCGACATGGCAATGGGACGGCGGCGGTTGGCCTAA
- a CDS encoding DUF3300 domain-containing protein, with amino-acid sequence MAVTLMTGLLFAGSGKLSAQDVPPPPPDAQDQQQAPQYGAPLPQDQQAAPNSYPQQPQGEYPPQQAPAPQGQPLAADQLNQLVAPIALYPDALVAQILAASTYPMQVVEADRWVQAQGNAPADQIAAAANAQQWDPSVKALTAFPSVLSQMDRNLQWTTDLGNAYYNQPQDVMTAVQQMRQRAQQAGTLESTPQQQVTTYDDQVAIAPANPEVVYVPVYNPWVVYGGPIVAFPGYYYAPPPGIFVGIGFGLHIGFGWGIPVRPWAPWGWGWHSWGMGWSNRTIVYNRTTYITRSTTVINRGWSRPGGPPVQLAGQRGSFVNRPAYAGYANRVATGARPTPNGFENRPGNVNRPGAQPTYNHAQSGFNRPAPTNGLVNGSRPAVPGNLQRPTSTPGQTYRPNPGAPQYHPSAPQNYSRPSAPSRPEPTPRQMSAPHSAPAPHGESHAEHGGGGGDHRH; translated from the coding sequence ATGGCCGTTACTCTGATGACTGGACTGCTTTTCGCCGGCAGCGGGAAGCTGTCTGCACAGGATGTCCCCCCGCCTCCGCCAGACGCGCAGGACCAGCAGCAGGCTCCGCAATATGGTGCTCCATTGCCGCAGGATCAGCAGGCGGCTCCGAATTCCTATCCCCAACAGCCACAGGGCGAATACCCTCCACAGCAGGCACCTGCTCCTCAGGGGCAACCGCTTGCGGCTGATCAGCTGAATCAGTTGGTAGCGCCGATTGCACTTTATCCTGACGCTCTGGTCGCTCAGATTCTTGCGGCATCGACCTATCCGATGCAGGTTGTGGAGGCGGACCGCTGGGTACAGGCGCAGGGAAATGCACCGGCAGATCAGATCGCGGCGGCCGCAAATGCGCAGCAGTGGGACCCGAGCGTGAAGGCGCTGACGGCATTTCCTTCGGTGCTATCGCAGATGGATCGCAACCTGCAGTGGACCACTGATTTAGGCAATGCCTACTACAACCAGCCGCAGGATGTGATGACCGCGGTACAGCAGATGCGCCAGCGCGCGCAGCAAGCGGGTACGCTGGAATCGACCCCGCAGCAGCAAGTAACGACCTATGACGATCAGGTTGCCATTGCTCCTGCAAATCCTGAGGTCGTTTATGTGCCGGTGTACAACCCATGGGTGGTCTATGGAGGCCCAATTGTTGCATTTCCGGGTTATTACTACGCACCGCCGCCGGGAATTTTTGTCGGAATCGGATTTGGGCTTCACATTGGCTTCGGTTGGGGCATTCCGGTCCGCCCGTGGGCTCCGTGGGGCTGGGGATGGCACAGCTGGGGTATGGGCTGGAGCAACCGCACCATTGTCTACAATCGGACTACCTACATTACCCGCAGCACGACCGTGATCAATCGTGGCTGGAGCCGCCCGGGAGGACCTCCGGTGCAGCTTGCGGGGCAGCGCGGCTCATTCGTGAACCGCCCAGCGTATGCGGGATATGCAAATCGCGTGGCGACGGGTGCGCGGCCTACGCCGAATGGATTTGAGAATCGGCCGGGGAACGTCAACCGTCCGGGTGCTCAGCCCACGTATAACCACGCTCAATCTGGCTTCAATCGGCCTGCGCCGACTAACGGACTTGTAAATGGCAGCCGGCCAGCCGTACCGGGCAACCTTCAGCGGCCAACCTCCACGCCGGGACAGACGTATCGCCCGAATCCCGGCGCTCCGCAGTACCATCCCTCGGCTCCGCAGAACTACAGCAGGCCGAGTGCGCCAAGCAGACCCGAGCCAACACCGCGCCAGATGTCTGCTCCTCATTCAGCTCCTGCTCCGCATGGAGAGTCACATGCAGAGCATGGAGGCGGAGGAGGGGACCATCGACACTGA
- a CDS encoding DinB family protein has protein sequence MKRFLLLAVLVLTAVTTLAETKDQFEGLWEGYDGEWVHVSRQLTELAEAIPADKYSWRPAPGVRSVSEVFMHIALANFYLLSVTGPKMPPDLTEGMEKTVTAKPEVINWLKRSLDAVKTGRAQLKPGDLQRKVTIAGKQVTVDGMYLRIIIHDNEHMGQLIAYTRMIGVVPPWSQAASSTKD, from the coding sequence ATGAAGCGGTTTCTGCTGCTCGCGGTTCTGGTTTTGACTGCAGTCACTACACTTGCTGAGACGAAAGATCAATTTGAGGGCCTATGGGAAGGTTATGACGGTGAGTGGGTGCACGTTTCCCGTCAATTGACCGAGTTGGCTGAAGCGATTCCCGCCGACAAGTACTCATGGCGTCCTGCGCCGGGAGTGCGGTCGGTGAGCGAAGTCTTTATGCATATTGCACTGGCAAATTTCTATCTGCTGAGCGTGACCGGTCCGAAGATGCCGCCAGATCTTACGGAGGGCATGGAAAAGACGGTTACTGCCAAACCCGAAGTGATCAACTGGCTGAAACGCTCGTTGGATGCTGTGAAGACAGGCCGCGCGCAGTTGAAGCCAGGTGATCTCCAGCGCAAAGTCACGATCGCCGGTAAGCAAGTCACGGTGGACGGCATGTACCTGCGCATCATCATCCACGATAATGAACATATGGGACAGCTGATCGCATATACGCGCATGATTGGCGTTGTGCCGCCGTGGTCGCAAGCCGCGTCATCAACGAAGGATTAG
- a CDS encoding HD domain-containing protein — MSNQNSYSRECAWSLLNEYTQSPSLLKHALAVETCVRAYGEREADTQGLTSEERDVFINLYSVTGLLHDFDYEKYPSQEEHPFVGSKILTERGWPEEVRTAILGHAEYSGVPRVTHLDKTLFACDELAGFLTACSLVKPTKSIHDVEVAGVRKKMKDKAFAKGVNRNDIIKGAEELGVPLDDHIAFCIAAMQKDADALGLERVTPTSS, encoded by the coding sequence ATGTCGAACCAGAACAGTTACTCGCGCGAATGCGCTTGGTCTCTGCTGAATGAATACACGCAATCCCCCAGCCTGCTAAAGCATGCGCTCGCAGTTGAGACATGTGTGCGCGCCTATGGTGAGCGCGAAGCCGATACGCAGGGTCTGACCAGCGAAGAACGCGATGTGTTCATTAATCTGTACTCCGTGACTGGGCTGCTGCACGACTTCGACTACGAGAAATACCCATCGCAGGAAGAGCATCCATTTGTCGGCAGCAAAATCCTCACGGAACGTGGCTGGCCAGAAGAAGTCCGCACCGCCATCCTCGGCCACGCTGAATATTCCGGCGTGCCACGTGTCACGCACCTCGACAAAACACTTTTCGCCTGCGACGAACTCGCCGGATTCCTCACCGCCTGCTCATTGGTCAAGCCCACCAAATCGATCCACGACGTAGAAGTGGCCGGCGTGAGAAAGAAGATGAAGGATAAGGCTTTTGCAAAAGGCGTCAATCGCAACGACATCATCAAAGGCGCTGAGGAACTTGGCGTCCCGCTCGACGATCACATCGCTTTCTGCATCGCTGCGATGCAGAAAGATGCCGATGCGCTTGGGCTGGAGAGAGTGACGCCGACTTCTTCATAA
- a CDS encoding phosphatidate cytidylyltransferase codes for MKRVLTAVVLIPLVLLLVFKGSPWLVALATAVIAALAVWEFLALADALGAKTPRIAVLFGIAALFTCVLVRPEYLAPLVGCVMFALFILCAFHSPLPRVLPDTAYSVFGLLYIGLSLTSIPLIWSEENGSSLLLFLFFVVWAGDVVALYVGRAFGRRKLAPSISPNKTWEGSAGSVLGSLLITLLLVFLANVLARHGFDWLSYPGSVFRWLGLAVLLNVAAQVGDLIESAIKRGAGVKDSGTLLPGHGGVLDRIDALLLAAPVLWYAQLAQQWF; via the coding sequence ATGAAACGTGTTCTGACTGCAGTTGTTTTGATTCCTCTTGTTTTGCTGCTTGTTTTCAAGGGTTCGCCGTGGCTGGTTGCGCTCGCAACTGCTGTGATTGCGGCCTTGGCGGTATGGGAGTTTTTGGCGCTCGCTGACGCATTAGGCGCGAAAACTCCGCGCATAGCGGTTTTGTTCGGCATTGCCGCGCTCTTCACCTGCGTCCTCGTGCGGCCCGAATATCTGGCGCCACTGGTTGGGTGCGTCATGTTCGCGCTCTTCATTTTGTGCGCCTTTCACTCCCCTTTACCGCGCGTGCTGCCTGACACCGCCTACTCAGTCTTTGGATTGCTTTATATCGGCCTTTCATTGACCTCGATTCCATTGATCTGGTCCGAGGAAAACGGTTCATCGCTGCTGCTCTTTCTTTTCTTTGTGGTGTGGGCGGGAGATGTCGTCGCACTTTACGTGGGGCGTGCCTTTGGGCGCAGGAAGCTCGCTCCCTCGATCAGCCCGAACAAGACATGGGAGGGGAGTGCCGGCTCGGTTCTAGGGAGTCTGCTGATTACTTTGCTGCTCGTTTTTCTTGCCAATGTTCTGGCGAGGCACGGTTTCGACTGGCTCTCGTATCCGGGATCTGTCTTCCGTTGGCTGGGGCTGGCTGTGCTGTTGAATGTGGCGGCTCAGGTCGGCGATCTGATTGAGTCGGCGATTAAGCGTGGTGCTGGCGTGAAGGATTCAGGCACATTGCTGCCCGGTCACGGAGGCGTTTTGGATCGCATTGACGCTCTGCTGCTGGCAGCGCCGGTGCTATGGTACGCGCAACTTGCGCAGCAGTGGTTTTAG